One genomic segment of Amycolatopsis sp. WQ 127309 includes these proteins:
- a CDS encoding gamma-glutamylcyclotransferase family protein, whose translation MHTDGAGYPLDTAPDGWRERQAVLAYGSNANPSKISWMRAELGLRGPVVVAHARCDGLAAVWASGLRYRDGQRPATLTALPGVEEHAVWFVTPDQLAVLDVCEGRGNRYHLVRLTDPDITLEDGSKVTDVLAYIGAMPIRFPLLVDGKPVRTADVPQAQAIELRGEEAPGPGVACEVVEPPDGRTFP comes from the coding sequence GTGCACACCGACGGCGCCGGCTATCCCCTGGACACGGCGCCGGACGGCTGGCGCGAACGCCAGGCCGTGCTGGCGTACGGCTCCAACGCGAACCCGTCGAAGATCAGCTGGATGCGCGCCGAGCTGGGCCTGCGGGGCCCGGTCGTCGTCGCGCACGCCCGGTGCGACGGCCTCGCCGCGGTCTGGGCGTCCGGCCTGCGCTACCGCGACGGCCAGCGCCCGGCGACGCTCACCGCGCTGCCGGGCGTCGAGGAGCACGCCGTCTGGTTCGTGACGCCGGACCAGCTCGCGGTGCTGGACGTCTGCGAGGGCCGCGGCAACCGCTACCACCTGGTCCGGCTGACCGACCCGGACATCACGCTCGAAGACGGCAGCAAGGTCACCGACGTCCTGGCCTACATCGGCGCGATGCCGATCCGCTTCCCGTTGCTGGTCGACGGCAAGCCGGTGCGCACCGCCGACGTCCCACAGGCGCAGGCGATCGAGCTGCGGGGCGAGGAAGCGCCCGGTCCGGGCGTCGCGTGCGAGGTCGTCGAGCCGCCGGACGGGCGCACCTTCCCCTAG
- a CDS encoding FAD-binding oxidoreductase → MNELIDHRLRQSWTAEAADAAQLPARAAKWLEQRIGQVAPGAAQVAELTVKIPSSSLVESAVEALSEVVGTANVLVDDAARLARATGLSYLDLLRRRSSAADFPVPDAVVLPAGPDEVQAVLDVCVRHDVGVVPFGGGTSVVGGVAALSGGKTSVIALDLVRLDALVSVDTESRIAVLQAGVRGPEAERLLGERGLTLGHIPQSFERATIGGFAATRSAGQASSGYGRFEDMVTGVRLATPRGEWKLGVAPASAAGPDLRQLAVGSEGTLGVITEVSLRVRPAPPVKRYEGYALPGWEAGAAAVRDLAQNHVLADVTRLSDVDETEVSLALNAGLKTTALRRYLAARGVRRPCFLIVGWEGTAHDVAVRRRETTRRLKALGAVRVGKALGESWRHGRFGGPRQRDALMDRGVCVETLETATYWSTVDELRDDVRAALTASLGRAIVMCHISHAYETGASLYFTVLTARDQADPVGQWQRAKAAACEAISGLGTISHHHAVGVDHAPYLSAEIGKLGVEVLRAAKSAVDPTGILNPGKLV, encoded by the coding sequence GTGAACGAGCTGATTGACCACCGTCTCCGTCAGTCCTGGACCGCGGAAGCCGCCGACGCCGCCCAGCTGCCCGCGCGGGCGGCGAAGTGGCTTGAACAGCGTATAGGCCAGGTGGCTCCCGGCGCTGCACAGGTGGCCGAATTGACGGTGAAAATACCGTCGTCAAGTTTGGTCGAGTCTGCAGTGGAAGCGCTGTCCGAGGTCGTCGGAACCGCGAACGTGCTGGTCGACGACGCGGCGCGGCTCGCGCGGGCCACCGGGCTGTCCTACCTGGATCTCCTGCGCCGTCGGTCGTCCGCGGCGGACTTCCCGGTGCCGGACGCGGTCGTGCTGCCCGCCGGGCCGGACGAGGTCCAGGCGGTGCTCGACGTCTGCGTGCGCCACGATGTCGGAGTTGTCCCGTTCGGCGGCGGGACCTCTGTGGTCGGTGGGGTCGCGGCGCTCAGCGGCGGGAAGACGTCCGTGATCGCGCTCGACCTCGTCCGGCTCGACGCGCTGGTGTCGGTCGACACCGAATCGCGCATCGCCGTGCTGCAGGCCGGCGTCCGCGGGCCGGAAGCCGAGCGGCTGCTCGGCGAGCGCGGCCTGACCCTCGGGCACATCCCGCAGTCGTTCGAACGCGCCACGATCGGCGGCTTCGCGGCGACGCGCTCGGCCGGCCAGGCGTCGTCGGGCTACGGCCGGTTCGAGGACATGGTCACGGGCGTCCGGCTGGCTACCCCGCGCGGCGAGTGGAAGCTCGGCGTTGCCCCGGCGTCCGCGGCCGGCCCCGACCTGCGCCAGCTCGCCGTCGGCAGCGAAGGCACGCTCGGCGTCATCACGGAGGTCTCGCTGCGCGTCCGGCCGGCGCCGCCGGTCAAGCGGTACGAGGGTTACGCGCTGCCCGGCTGGGAAGCCGGCGCGGCGGCGGTCCGCGACCTCGCCCAGAACCACGTGCTCGCCGACGTCACCCGGCTGTCCGATGTGGACGAGACCGAGGTCTCGCTCGCGCTGAACGCCGGGCTCAAGACGACGGCGCTGCGCAGGTACCTGGCCGCGCGCGGGGTGCGGCGGCCGTGTTTCCTCATCGTCGGCTGGGAAGGCACCGCGCACGACGTCGCGGTCCGACGCCGCGAGACCACGCGCCGGCTGAAAGCGCTCGGCGCGGTGCGCGTCGGCAAGGCGCTCGGCGAGTCCTGGCGGCACGGCCGGTTCGGCGGCCCGCGCCAGCGCGACGCCCTGATGGACCGCGGCGTGTGCGTCGAGACGCTGGAGACCGCGACGTACTGGTCCACTGTGGACGAACTGCGCGACGACGTCCGCGCGGCGCTCACGGCGTCGCTGGGCCGCGCGATCGTCATGTGCCACATCTCGCACGCGTACGAGACGGGCGCGTCGCTGTACTTCACGGTGCTGACCGCGCGTGACCAGGCCGACCCGGTCGGGCAGTGGCAGCGCGCGAAGGCCGCGGCGTGCGAGGCGATCAGCGGCCTGGGCACGATTTCGCACCACCACGCCGTCGGCGTCGACCACGCGCCGTACCTGAGCGCGGAGATCGGCAAGCTCGGCGTCGAGGTGCTGCGCGCGGCGAAGTCCGCTGTGGACCCGACCGGGATCCTGAACCCCGGGAAGCTGGTCTAG
- a CDS encoding TetR/AcrR family transcriptional regulator, whose translation MADDVLLDAARTCVLAVGVRRTTLAEIARTARVSRMTVYRRFPDVRSVLAALMTREFSGLLRTASERGAEAADSRERLVLIASAGIRALSNDPLFRTLLDVDPELVLPYIVERLGATQRFAEQVLHQLLEAGHQDGSVRRAPVAAQARSVLLLVQSFAFSLRPATMDLDPAALMAEFTHVLDAALKP comes from the coding sequence GTGGCCGATGACGTGCTGCTCGACGCCGCGCGCACCTGCGTGCTGGCCGTCGGTGTGCGCCGCACCACACTCGCCGAAATCGCCCGCACCGCCCGCGTCAGCCGGATGACCGTCTACCGCCGGTTCCCGGACGTGCGCAGCGTGCTCGCCGCGTTGATGACGCGCGAGTTCAGCGGCCTGCTCCGCACGGCGAGCGAACGCGGCGCCGAGGCGGCGGACAGCCGTGAGCGGCTCGTGCTCATCGCCTCGGCCGGCATCCGCGCGCTGTCGAACGACCCGCTGTTCCGCACACTGCTCGACGTCGACCCCGAACTGGTGCTGCCGTACATCGTGGAGCGGCTCGGCGCGACCCAGCGGTTCGCCGAGCAGGTGCTGCACCAGCTGCTCGAAGCCGGCCACCAGGACGGCTCGGTCCGGCGCGCGCCGGTCGCGGCGCAGGCCCGGTCGGTGCTGCTGCTGGTCCAGTCCTTCGCGTTCTCGCTGCGGCCGGCCACGATGGACCTCGACCCGGCGGCGCTGATGGCGGAGTTCACCCACGTGCTCGACGCGGCCTTGAAACCATGA
- a CDS encoding glycerol-3-phosphate dehydrogenase/oxidase — protein MTSGSLNAQRRERELAELASGERVDVIVVGGGVTGAGIALDAASRGLSVALVEAHDLAFGTSRWSSKLVHGGLRYLAHGELGLAHESAVERGIMMTRTAPHLTRAMPQLFPLYPSTSRTQQALVSAGLRAGDGLRRAARTPSSVLPRPRTIPAAEALALAPGLSPYGLRGALLAYDGALVDDARLVITLARTAATFGARILTRLSALSVTADRVRVRDGVSGDELDLVARQVINATGVWAGTLTGSVRLRPSRGSHLVLAPGTVPMGTTSINIGVPGETNRFVFLLPQPDGRVYLGLTDEPVSGPLPDVPTVPESDVDFLLSLASSVLSRPLTRDDIAGSYAGLRPLIEGTGGRSADLSRKHAVLAGSDGLLTVVGGKLTTYRRMAEDAVDAAVRLAGLPASPCRTARLPLLGAARREDLSLVDAQPRLVAKYGTEAPRVAALGELDAEFAAPVSDGTEITAAEIVWAVRNEGALDVEDVLERRTRLSLIPSDAAAATPRVAELVDKALAGLA, from the coding sequence ATGACGTCCGGTTCGCTCAACGCGCAGCGCCGCGAACGCGAGCTCGCGGAACTGGCGTCGGGCGAGCGCGTCGACGTCATCGTGGTCGGCGGCGGCGTCACCGGCGCCGGGATCGCGCTCGACGCGGCGTCCCGCGGCCTGTCGGTGGCGCTCGTCGAGGCGCACGACCTCGCCTTCGGGACGTCACGCTGGTCGTCGAAGCTCGTCCACGGCGGACTGCGGTACCTGGCGCACGGCGAACTGGGCTTGGCGCACGAGAGCGCGGTCGAGCGCGGCATCATGATGACGCGCACGGCACCGCACCTCACGCGCGCGATGCCGCAGCTGTTCCCGTTGTACCCCAGCACATCCCGGACGCAGCAGGCGCTGGTGTCGGCGGGCTTGCGCGCGGGCGACGGCCTCCGCCGAGCCGCGCGCACGCCGTCGTCGGTGCTGCCGCGCCCGCGCACGATCCCGGCCGCCGAAGCCCTGGCGCTGGCACCCGGGTTGTCCCCTTACGGCTTGCGCGGCGCGTTGCTGGCCTACGACGGCGCTCTTGTCGACGACGCCCGCCTGGTCATCACCCTGGCGCGCACGGCCGCGACGTTCGGCGCCCGCATCCTGACCCGGCTGTCGGCGCTCTCGGTGACGGCCGACCGCGTCCGCGTCCGCGACGGCGTTTCGGGCGACGAGCTGGACCTGGTCGCCCGCCAGGTGATCAACGCGACGGGCGTCTGGGCCGGCACGCTGACCGGCTCGGTCCGCCTGCGCCCGTCGCGCGGTTCGCACCTGGTGCTGGCGCCGGGAACGGTCCCGATGGGCACGACGTCGATCAACATCGGCGTGCCGGGCGAGACCAACCGCTTCGTGTTCCTGCTCCCCCAGCCGGACGGCCGCGTCTACTTGGGACTGACGGACGAGCCGGTTTCGGGCCCATTGCCGGACGTACCAACGGTTCCCGAGTCCGATGTGGACTTCCTGCTGTCACTGGCGTCGTCGGTCCTGTCACGCCCGCTGACCCGCGACGACATCGCGGGCTCGTACGCCGGCCTGCGCCCGCTGATCGAGGGCACGGGCGGCCGATCGGCGGACCTGTCCCGCAAACACGCGGTGCTGGCGGGTTCCGACGGCCTGCTGACGGTGGTGGGCGGCAAGCTCACGACCTACCGGCGCATGGCGGAAGACGCGGTCGACGCCGCGGTCCGGCTGGCCGGACTGCCGGCTTCGCCTTGCCGAACGGCCCGGCTCCCCCTGCTGGGCGCGGCCCGCCGCGAGGATCTGTCCCTTGTGGACGCTCAACCCCGCTTGGTAGCCAAGTACGGCACGGAGGCCCCACGGGTCGCGGCACTGGGCGAGCTGGACGCGGAGTTCGCGGCCCCGGTGTCCGACGGCACGGAGATCACCGCGGCGGAGATCGTCTGGGCGGTCCGCAACGAGGGCGCCCTGGACGTCGAGGACGTCCTGGAGCGCCGCACCCGCCTGTCCCTCATCCCGTCCGACGCCGCCGCGGCGACCCCGCGCGTGGCGGAGCTGGTCGACAAAGCCCTGGCCGGCCTGGCCTGA
- a CDS encoding helix-turn-helix transcriptional regulator, with product MSPVRRGKELPIHNRLPVLRAERGMSRAALANAVEVNPQTIGALERGDHYPSLDLAFRICAVFDLPVEAVFSREPFLPLSTQVYREGGA from the coding sequence ATGAGTCCGGTCAGACGCGGCAAGGAGCTGCCGATCCACAACCGGCTGCCCGTGTTGAGAGCCGAACGCGGGATGAGCCGGGCCGCGCTGGCGAATGCCGTCGAAGTGAACCCGCAGACCATCGGGGCGCTCGAGCGCGGCGACCACTATCCGAGCCTGGACCTGGCCTTCCGGATCTGCGCGGTGTTCGACCTGCCGGTCGAAGCGGTGTTCAGCCGCGAGCCGTTCCTGCCACTGTCCACCCAGGTTTACCGCGAGGGGGGAGCATGA
- a CDS encoding ABC transporter ATP-binding protein — protein MGEGNLEIDAISKRYGAKVALDGVTFDVRAGELFGFVGSNGAGKTTTIRIALGVLAADGGEVRFDGKPITHETRTHIGYMPEERGLYPKMKVLDQLVYLAELHGLTTNEAHRNAEAWITRLGLAERRKDEVQKLSLGNQQRVQLAAALVHDPAVLVLDEPFSGLDPLAVDVMSAVLREKAAAGVPVVFSSHQLDLVERLCDRVGIIRNGRMVAVGTVGELTAEAGSKLVVTAPGARPGWAASLPGVRVLEERDTTTVLGLEPSADDQAVLAAALSTGPVTEFSHRRRTLTELFRDAVSQNDTADKGEPR, from the coding sequence ATGGGTGAGGGGAACCTGGAGATCGACGCGATCTCCAAGCGCTACGGCGCGAAAGTGGCGCTCGACGGCGTCACGTTCGACGTCCGCGCCGGCGAGCTGTTCGGCTTCGTCGGCAGCAACGGCGCGGGCAAGACCACGACGATACGGATCGCACTGGGGGTGCTGGCCGCGGACGGCGGCGAGGTCCGCTTCGACGGCAAGCCGATCACGCACGAAACCCGCACGCACATCGGCTACATGCCGGAGGAACGCGGGCTGTACCCGAAGATGAAGGTGCTGGACCAGCTCGTCTACCTCGCCGAGCTGCACGGCCTGACCACGAACGAAGCCCACCGCAACGCCGAAGCCTGGATCACCCGGCTCGGGCTGGCCGAGCGCCGCAAGGACGAGGTGCAGAAGCTCAGCCTCGGCAACCAGCAGCGCGTCCAGCTGGCCGCGGCGCTGGTGCACGACCCGGCCGTGCTGGTGCTCGACGAGCCGTTCTCCGGCCTCGACCCGCTGGCCGTCGACGTGATGAGCGCGGTGCTGCGCGAGAAGGCCGCGGCCGGCGTGCCGGTCGTGTTCTCCAGCCACCAGCTCGACCTCGTCGAACGGCTCTGCGACCGCGTCGGGATCATCCGCAACGGCCGGATGGTCGCCGTCGGCACCGTCGGCGAGCTGACCGCCGAAGCCGGCAGCAAGCTCGTGGTGACGGCGCCGGGTGCGCGTCCCGGCTGGGCCGCGAGCCTGCCCGGCGTGCGCGTGCTGGAGGAACGCGACACGACCACCGTGCTCGGCCTCGAACCGAGCGCCGACGACCAGGCCGTGCTCGCCGCCGCGCTGTCGACCGGGCCGGTCACCGAGTTCAGCCACCGCCGCCGCACACTGACGGAGCTGTTCCGCGATGCCGTCTCCCAGAACGACACAGCGGACAAGGGGGAGCCACGATGA
- a CDS encoding ABC transporter permease yields the protein MRTLNGRRAVWLVMKRELNTRLRTRSFVIGTVVMLVLLLGYVGFQTALAGAADKRTVGLTGQAIGIAQQLQTKAAQSGQQISTVIVTDPAEGKQKVEDGDFDALVSGSAAKLTATYKSSLDNSLRTVLDQVAQQQVLDGVLSAAQLEPADVMAQVNGTHVQDDALSPEPADHTERLILGVIVAFLLYISIITYGMMVAQGVVEEKSSRVVEILLASVRPWQLLLGKVIGLGLVGLTQLVILAAAGLVAATATGVLSLTGFATGALLWGLLWYLLGFLLYATIYGALGSLVSRQEDTQSVVGPINIVLIIGFVSGFNLLLQDPDGTATKVVSLIPLLSPILMPARIATGAATGWEIGLSLGLTVALVALLTWLGGKIYGNSVLRIGSRIKLSEALRG from the coding sequence ATGAGGACGCTGAATGGCCGGCGAGCTGTCTGGCTCGTGATGAAACGCGAGCTGAACACGCGGCTGCGCACCCGCTCGTTCGTGATCGGCACCGTCGTGATGCTGGTGCTGCTGCTGGGTTACGTCGGGTTCCAGACGGCGCTGGCCGGGGCGGCGGACAAGCGCACGGTCGGGCTGACCGGGCAGGCCATCGGGATCGCCCAGCAGCTGCAGACCAAGGCGGCGCAGTCGGGCCAGCAGATCTCGACGGTCATCGTCACCGACCCCGCCGAGGGCAAGCAGAAGGTCGAGGACGGCGACTTCGACGCGCTCGTCTCGGGCAGCGCGGCGAAGCTGACCGCCACCTATAAGTCCTCTTTGGACAACAGCCTGCGCACGGTGCTCGACCAGGTCGCGCAGCAGCAGGTGCTCGACGGCGTCCTCTCGGCCGCGCAGCTCGAACCCGCCGACGTGATGGCGCAGGTCAACGGCACCCACGTGCAGGACGACGCGCTGTCGCCGGAGCCCGCCGACCACACGGAACGGCTCATCCTCGGCGTGATCGTCGCGTTCCTGCTCTACATCAGCATCATCACCTACGGCATGATGGTCGCCCAGGGCGTCGTCGAGGAGAAGTCGAGCCGGGTCGTGGAGATCCTGCTCGCCAGCGTGCGGCCGTGGCAGCTGTTGCTGGGCAAGGTGATCGGGCTCGGCCTGGTCGGCCTGACGCAGCTGGTCATCCTCGCCGCGGCCGGGCTCGTCGCGGCGACGGCGACCGGGGTGCTGTCCCTGACCGGCTTCGCGACCGGCGCGTTGCTGTGGGGCCTGCTCTGGTACCTGCTCGGGTTCCTCTTGTACGCCACGATCTACGGCGCGCTCGGCTCGCTCGTGTCGCGGCAGGAGGACACGCAGTCCGTGGTCGGGCCGATCAACATCGTGCTGATCATCGGGTTCGTCTCCGGGTTCAACCTGCTCCTGCAGGACCCGGACGGCACGGCGACCAAGGTCGTCTCGCTGATCCCGCTGCTCTCGCCGATCCTGATGCCGGCCCGGATCGCGACCGGCGCCGCGACCGGCTGGGAGATCGGGCTGTCGCTCGGGCTGACCGTCGCGCTGGTCGCGCTGCTCACCTGGCTGGGCGGCAAGATCTACGGCAACAGCGTGCTGCGCATCGGTAGCCGCATCAAGCTGTCGGAGGCCCTGCGCGGCTGA
- a CDS encoding deoxyribodipyrimidine photo-lyase: protein MTKEAPVVLWFRRDLRLGDHAALLEASKHSKHVLALYVLDEALLKPSGDVRTAFLYGCLEKLDEQLGGRLMLVRGDPAAEVVKAAKKVGASAVHVSADTGPYGRRRDAEVAKALAENNIDWVETGSPYAVAPGRVTKPDGDPYRVFTPFFRAWTAHGWRAPADTGPSLVDWVEPPKSLKIPKPPRVSAVLPEPGEQAALDVWHAFLDGGVDTYDEDRDRPDREGTTRISPYLRWGCVHPRTLLADLAGDDRVGAKSLRSELCWREFHADVLWHRPETARKNYDKRFDKMSHDDDREAFERWCAGKTGYPIVDAGMRQLLAEGWMHNRVRMVVASFLVKDLHLPWWQGARHFMNHLVDGDLASNQLNWQWVAGSGTDAAPYFRIFNPTTQGEKFDPNGDYVRKYVPELRPVQGKAVHKLKDRPKDYPEPMVDHAHERQVSLERYGQITS, encoded by the coding sequence GTGACCAAAGAAGCGCCGGTTGTCCTGTGGTTCCGCCGCGACCTGCGGCTGGGCGACCACGCCGCCCTGCTGGAAGCGTCGAAGCACAGCAAGCACGTCCTCGCGCTGTACGTCCTCGACGAGGCGCTGCTGAAGCCGTCCGGCGATGTGCGGACGGCGTTCCTCTACGGCTGCCTGGAGAAGCTCGACGAGCAGCTCGGCGGTCGGCTGATGCTGGTGCGCGGTGACCCGGCGGCCGAGGTCGTGAAAGCCGCGAAGAAGGTCGGCGCGTCCGCGGTGCACGTCAGCGCCGACACCGGCCCGTACGGCCGGCGCCGGGACGCCGAGGTCGCGAAGGCCTTGGCGGAGAACAACATCGACTGGGTGGAGACGGGCTCGCCGTACGCGGTGGCGCCCGGGCGCGTCACCAAGCCGGACGGCGACCCGTACCGCGTCTTCACGCCGTTCTTCCGCGCCTGGACCGCGCACGGCTGGCGCGCGCCCGCGGACACCGGGCCGTCCCTTGTGGACTGGGTCGAGCCGCCGAAGTCGTTGAAGATCCCCAAGCCGCCGCGCGTTTCCGCGGTGCTGCCCGAGCCGGGGGAGCAGGCCGCGCTGGACGTCTGGCACGCCTTCCTCGACGGCGGCGTCGACACCTACGACGAGGACCGCGACCGGCCGGATCGTGAGGGCACCACGCGGATTTCGCCGTACCTGCGCTGGGGGTGCGTCCACCCGCGGACGCTGCTGGCGGACCTCGCCGGTGATGACCGCGTCGGCGCGAAGTCGCTGCGCAGCGAGCTGTGCTGGCGCGAGTTCCACGCCGACGTCCTGTGGCACCGGCCGGAAACCGCGCGCAAGAACTACGACAAGCGCTTCGACAAGATGAGCCACGACGACGACCGCGAGGCCTTCGAGCGGTGGTGCGCCGGGAAGACGGGCTACCCGATCGTCGACGCCGGGATGCGGCAGCTGCTGGCCGAGGGCTGGATGCACAACCGCGTCCGGATGGTCGTCGCGAGCTTCCTGGTGAAGGACCTGCACCTGCCGTGGTGGCAGGGCGCGCGGCACTTCATGAACCACCTCGTGGACGGCGATCTCGCGTCGAACCAGCTGAACTGGCAGTGGGTGGCGGGCAGCGGCACCGACGCGGCGCCGTACTTCCGGATCTTCAACCCGACGACGCAGGGGGAGAAGTTCGACCCGAACGGCGACTACGTCCGCAAGTACGTGCCGGAACTGCGTCCGGTGCAGGGGAAAGCGGTCCACAAGCTGAAGGACCGCCCCAAGGACTACCCGGAGCCGATGGTCGACCACGCCCACGAGCGCCAGGTGTCCTTGGAGCGGTACGGCCAGATCACGTCGTGA